The Opisthocomus hoazin isolate bOpiHoa1 chromosome 2, bOpiHoa1.hap1, whole genome shotgun sequence genomic interval TCTTAGGCTGAGAGGGGGGCAGGTTTCCACAATTAAAAGTAATTTCCAGTTTCTTGTGGTAAATATCTGCAAAACTTGACACTGCTGTAAAAAAATGTCTCAGGAACACAATTTCTCCTTATGCTGTAGGAACTCCAAGGCTGAAAAATATTTGAGGAGCTTGATAGTACTAGAAAGCgctggggttttttattagtTTAAGGAAAGGTGTAAGAGTgctgtaaagaaagaaagagttaATATCCTAGTATcttgtgcaaggtgctgcacaagTTTGTTGCTCTTGTACTTCCTGCCTTGCAAAACAGACTGATTTCTTCCACTGCTCTTCTTCACTGCCCCAGATTTTGGCAGTTCTTTTAAAAAGGGACAGGCCGGTGAGATGCTTTGCTGTGCCAGAGGGACTGTGCAGTGTTTCGTGTTCCCATGGAGATCCTTTTTGCCTTGGCTTGTCCCCTCACTCCCCAAGTACAAGCCCTGTGTTCAATGACCTGCGCTGGAGCTCGCTGCCTCCTGCCGCGTTGACGGGCTCTCTGCTGAATGCCCACGGCCATCCGCAGCGTTTCTCAGTGTGCAGCACCAAAATGCTATCCAGCTTGCGCTTTTCTGCTGAAGTGTTTGAGGCTCACAGGCTGTAACGAGGaacacattttccttcatttcaaaCTACAGTTAATAACCACCTTTGCCTCTTATGGGCCTGCTAAACACTGCGTTAATGAAATAAGTGACAATCTAGACCTATTACTAATAGAAAAATGCAGACTTTTGCTATTTTGCACAGAACTAGTTCTAAAATAGCTACCTTTCTGTAAGGTCCAAGTCTTACCATTTTGACTCCTAAATCCATTTCTCAGCATCTCGGGTAAGGTTTTCAAAAGCATATAAGAAATCAGAGTCTCAGTCTTACTAACTCCTTTAAATCCCAGAGGCTTGCTAAAAACAATCCCATTAGGCCTGTGCAGCCTTATTTCTGTATGTGTGCTTCCACCTGCTAATCAAGTAACTGGGAAATTAAGAAGTCTTAACTGTGGTCATCCAAGGCTGAACATTTGGCCAAATAACACCTGGAATTACATAGACCTTCACATACACCTCCCAGCTCTCTAAAGGACTCCTGTTTTGCAAAATGTGTTACTACTCCTGTGTTTGGCAAGTAACACCACAAAAATTGTCATAGCCTAATGTGGACTCAGGGATTAGACATAGCGTACAACTAAAGTTTTTATGCAGTGAAGTGTAGTGCGTTACCTGCTCTGAAAGAGCATGGATGTTGTCTGCTCATTAGTTTCATGTGAAGAGAACAATCATCACTGTTTCCTGAGTGTTAATCCCTTTGAAGTAATTCACTTTTTGCATTAGTCTGGTATTTTGTCAGTCTTGTTTCATCACGCAGTCCAGCATGCTCTGATGTTTATAAATAAGAAAATTGAAGGAGGGAGATCCCACCTTGTCAATGAAATAATAACACATAGTTAATGGGGCCGGGATTCACCCACGGAATTCAAATTAACGGTGACTTGGAGAACAAAAATGTAAGCAAGAGTGGAAGTAAAAGTAAGTGATAGCCAAGCTGAGAGAGAACATAACTTCAAGCCACAGGGAAGCCATGGACgacatattttgtttttttgaccTTCTCCTTCCTGTGTGCAACTAgtttaagaacagaaaaaagggCAAACACACCTGACCTACGTGCCCAGGTTGCAAGGCACTGTTGCAGCCTGCTCTGATGGCGGCTGGCATTTCCTTGCCACAGACCCTGATGCCAAATCTGGACTGATTGCCAGCTGGAAGGGTGCTTAGCATGCAAAGCTCATAGCCTGGGCTGCTGTGGTGAGTCATGGGTTTACTAAAAAAATTGCTCTtagtttcagaaagaaatgcattgaaaaataaacaagcaagtaGCGCTGACAAGCTTTCAGATGTCAACCTAGCACTCTTGTCCCTGTCTTGATGCTTCTACAAAGCACCACTATGCTTCCACATGGTTGCTGGGGGTAGATTATTAAGATGCTGTACAGattaatgtgtgtgtatatatataacatGTAGAAATGTACAGTGTAAGACAAGTGTCCACGTGTAAGTCAGAAATACTGGGTCTGCTGTATTTTCATGGTACTTTTTTGCCTTGTCTGGCTCGACTTTCATCTCTTCCAACTGCATTTGCAGTGCCTGACATTGAGGTCACTTGGTTTTGTCTGCCTGTGATAGCCTATGCTGGCTCGGAGAACATGTGCTGAGCGTTTCCCAATCATCAAGCCCATGTAAGTTATTTCAAAATGATCCCTTGAAGTGCTCAGACATCCAATACTCTCCATCATGGAGAAAATGACAACTACTGCATCTGAGATAGTAGTTGGCAGTAAACAGATAATACTGATGTCCTACCCCTAGCACTACAGAGATCTTTTGCCCTAGATCCCGTGCTTTGGAGCTCAGACATGCAGACAACCAGGGCATCACTACCCTGCTGAAGTTTGCTCGGGAAAGCAGTGCAGAATTGCCGGCAAGGGCGGATGCAGTGTGCAGAACACTGCCTGAAATTTTGGTGACCAGCAGGTTTTGGGTTGGGGCAGGTGTTTGGTGCTAACGTGGAGGGATCTCAAAGGCTTGGCTACCCAGCCGTTGACCTGGTATCAGGGTAagggcagggctgttgcaggaCTTGCAGCAACACCACCCGCTGCCTCTTCTCTGCCTCATGAAAGCTTCAGGCGTGTCCCTGGCCACGCAGCCAGCCTTGCCCTGCCTGGCCCATGTCGCCGGGACATGACCCACGTCCCTTTGACAGCTGATGGAAAGTAACGGGGAGAGACTTGGTCTCTCGGAAGGAACGGATCCAAACCAAGGTGGATGTGGCTACAGCGCCTTGCACCAAAGCAGAGGGCAAGTCGGGGTCTGCGCCGCTGCTTCTTGGCGAGCTGGAGAGGCAGGCGCGGCTCCGGAGCCGAGCGAGGGAGTGCAGGAGCCGGTCCGCTCTGCCCCCGCCTGCtcccgcggctgctgctgcctgggggctGCGCCGGCCCttccccggggccgccgggccgcGGGAGCAGACGGGCAGGAGTGCGGCTGCCGGgctggcagggccgggctgcGTGCGCGCCGGGCCCTGTCCCCGCAGCCGCGCCTCGGCCGTGACTTCAGCCGCCGACCGCCAGCGCCACGGCTGAGGTAGCGGGGCGGGAGGCGCCTGCGGGGCTCCGGCGCCCGCGCCGAGCGGGGAAGGGGCCGCGGCCGGACCCGGGGTTGGCGGGCGGGCGCCATGGCGGGGCGAGCGGCGCCATATCGGGGGCAGCCCtgagggagcggcggcggcggcgtgcgtgctgcggggcggcgggcgggcggtcgggccgcccccgccgcgggcccgCCTCGGCCGCGGCCGCGGTGAGGCGGCGGGCAGAGATGAACGCGtcggggcggctgccggcggggggcGAGGAGGAGTCCCCCGGGGCCTCGCTGGCGCCGCTGCTGCCGCTGGGCGGGAACggcagcgcgggcggcggcgccggggagCTGCGGGAGGGGACCCACGCCGCCACCCTGGCGGCCTGTGCCTCCCTGCTGGCCCTGGTCTTCTGCCTGGGCTCCTACGGCAACCTCATCGTCCTCCTGTCCTTCTTCGACCCGGCCCTCAGGAAATTCAGGACCAACTTCGACTTCATGATCCTCAACCTCTCCTTCTGCGACCTGTTCATCTGCGGGGTGGCCGCCCCCATGTTTGCCTTCGTCCTCTTCTTTGACTCGGCCCGAGGTGTCCCCGGCGCCTTCTGCTTCGCCTTCCACCTCACCAGCTCGGGCTTCATCATCATGTCGCTCAAGACGGTGGCGGTCATCGCCCTGCACCGGCTGCGCATGGTGCTGGGGAAGCAGCCGCACCGCGCCGCCTCCTTCCCCTGCACcctcctcctcaccctgctgctgtGGGCCACCAGCTTCACCCTGGCCACCCTGGCCACCCTGAAAACCCGCGGCTCTCGCCTCTGCCTGCCCATGTCCAGCTTCGCCAGCGGCGAGGGGAAGATCATCCTCTACCTTTACGTCACCGACTTCATTTGCTGCGTGGCTGTGGTGTCCGTCTCCTACGTCATGATCGCCCAGGCCCTGCGGAGGAACGCCCAGGTGAGGAAATGCCCGCCCATGGTGGCCGTGGACACCTCCAGACCGCAGCCCTTCGCGGGGCCCCCGGCCACCGGGGCCAGGGAGGGCGTGCAGAGCGCCGTGCCCGCCTTGTACAGGAACCAGAGCTACAGCAAGCCGCAGCACGTCCAGACGCACGGCTACGCCACGCACCTTGGCCAGCCGCCGGCCACCACTGCCAGCCGGCTCCAGCTGGTGTCGGCGGTCAACCTGTCCACGGCCAAGGACTCCAGGGCAGTGGTGACGTGCGTTGTCATCGTGCTCTCCGTCTTGGTTTGCTGCCTGCCCCTGGGCATCTCTTTGGTGCAGGACATGCTGTCCAGCAGCGGTGGCTTTGTTCTCTACCAGTTTGAATTGTGTGGGTTTACCctcatttttttcaaatctggATTAAATCCTTTTATATATTCCCGCAACAGTGCAGGACTTCGGAGACGAGTCCTCTGGTGCCTGCAGTACGTAGCCCTTGTCTTTTTCTGCTGCAAGCAGAAGACGAGGCTTCAGGCCATGGGCAAAGGCAGCCTGGAAGTCAACAGGAACAAGTCATCCCATCACGAGACCAATTCAGCGTACATGTTGTCTCCAAAACCTCAGAAAAAGTTTGTGGACCAAGCCTGTGGCCCTAGTCACTCCAAGGAAAGCGTGCTGAGTCCCAAGGCTTCTGTCGGGCATCAGCACtatgcacagagcagctcaaCCCCCATGAACACCCGAATCGAGCCCTATTACAGTATCTACAACAGCAGCCCTTCCCAGGAAGCAAGCACCCCGAATAGCTTGCAGCCAGTGAACTCGACTTTCGGGTTTGCCAAATCCTACATTGCCATGCATTATCACACCACTAACGACTTGGTGCGAGACCACGACAGTGCTTCGACTAAGCAGATACCAGTGCCCTCGGTGTAACCTTAGGAAAGGGTTCTGATCTGGCTGATCCAGTGCGTCCCCTTCTTTGCTTCTGTTAATCGTTATTCTGAACTCAGTACAGTACTGCTGTCAATTAAGAAAAATGCCACTAATGTTAATATCCAGCTATTTGCATTTGAAGTGAATACTAGGATATTACTTCTGTGACGCTTTCTTGAATTTCTGCAGCAAGTCAAAAAGGGGGTGGGTATTTTCAGTCTGTATTTGGAATTGTTACATGAAGGAGGTTTTGTTACTAAATTTTACTGCTGGACAAGTCAAAAAAAGTAAGTGCTATAACCGCGTGATTCGTTACGTCACGAGGCAGAATATCTCAAAGAACGATCTGAGGCTGCGCCAGAAGTATTACTTGTTAAATTGCGTACTTGCCATATTTTCAAGAAGGAAGAATTGGGAGGATGTTTGGTGTTGTGATGCTTAGGTTTAAACTCTTCCCATTGCAGCAGGTTGAAAGAGTCGGTGGTATTTTGTTGTAACAAGCGTCAGTAATAACAAAAGTTCTTTCTATTTGTGAGGTGAAATCCTGGTTCCATTGAGGTAAATGGCAAAATTTCCATGAACTTCAGCTGAAGTTCAGGATTTCAGTTTCGGCTGCCTAAAGCAGGACAGGGCATTTTGCAACCAGCGTCGTATTGCCGCTGGGGAAGGTCTTTTGAGAAGTGTTGTGGCACTGCAATAAACCTCTGAAGTATATATGTATTAATTTCCACTGAACATTGATTTTAAGGATTGGTGGCATTATGTATCCCAAAATGACATATTTGGAGAGGTATTTTACGTCTGATGGAAGGAAATAACTGTGCAATACCTAATTACAGATTTTACTTGAGGATGGAGATGAATATTGCAATATTATGGTATTGATACACTATTAGTAGTGCAGTTACCTCTGGAGTTTTCTAATTTGTATACTGTTATGCAAAGAGTAGTGTTGCTGCTTGCTGTTTTTGTCTATGACTTTGTATAATAGCAGGAATGGGGGGGATTCAGCTGTGATATTCCTCAGAGGTAGAACTGACAGctattaacattttttaaaaacagaatgacCACATAACAAGATGACTACAAGCTTTTGAGGTTTTCCTAAGAAGTCTAACGCCCGTTTGATTTAAAAGTCAATAATCTATCTACTTACAAACTTTATCCGTTGGTCTACACAGTGAGCAAATAACAGAAGTTATATATGTTTTTATGAATCTGACTGTTCGCGTTGTGTCACATGTTCTGGGAATTCCTTATGAAACGATGATCTGGAGGCATTTAAATTCCTGACAATTACGACTTTGGCCAGATCTTTTTGAAACAAGCAATCACCTTTCAACTTCTGTGGACTTCAGCAGAGCCTTAGTATCTCTGAAACAATCATGCCACAGACTTTTGGTGCCTCATTGTAGGAAAATGTCACATCTTTAGCAAAATTACAGTGGTGGAAAGTCGATTTgttattttagaaacaaaaaacattCACATCGTTGCCGTGTGTGAGTTGTTGGTTTCGGCTGTTTGTTAACTAAActattttcaatattttcctgGAAGACTATTACATTATGAACACTGTTCTTTGTTTACACtctgaattttaattaattttgaataATTCAAGACAGCTTTCTTGCAATAAAATGGATGTGAAAAACTTTCTAATACAAATGTAAAattgaaattatttctgtaagtCTTTTCTCTCTGCCGAGATATTTTTGTCTATAAATGAATAATATGGTTCTTTCTAAAGTAATTATGAAAGATGACTAAAATAtctgtcttgtttgttttttctgtctttgcattTCTCTTCAGTACAAAGCATActaatttggaggaaaaaaatatgtggGATCCTGTAATTTTGTCTCAATCTATGTTCTTAGCAGCAATTACAGTTTCGGATTGTAAGGAGTGTAGGGCAGGAACCCAAAACTGGCTGCCAGATGGATTCCTGTAGGTACTTTAAGGGACTTGAAGATACCCATTAGGGCTGGTTTTAACACCAAGCAGTTTTGGGGTTTGCTGCATGTGTGCATGACTCCTGCTGTGCTTTTGTTTTGGATCACATGAACTTCATCACATGGCAGAAGATTAAATCCCTCGCACCTTATTAATTAAAGTAATTTGCAGTGAGTATTCATGTGGGAGTAAAGGAAGAAGGGTACAGCTTTAAGATAGAAGGAGGTTTTATTGCCTTTACGTGACGTGTTATTAAGACAAAAGGACTGAAGTGCCTTTACAGCACTTTGTAATACTGCTCTTCTGTTAACTCCTGGTGCCAGTTGTATTCGTAATACAACCACTGTGTTAATATGCGTATAGTGACAGATAGGAAAGTGCAACACCTTTTAATCTGCAGTAGGAACAAAATCTGATTTAAGTGGTCAGTTGTATTAAATAACTGTGTTTTGGGGGAGGTTTGTGAGTGTAGAAAATAGAGCctggattttgaaaatgtgtaAGTACAATTTCCTTGAAGTGAATCATAAACTGAAGTACTCAATTGTCATATGATAAAATGAATGTGTTGGACTCTTCTGGAGTAtaacttttctcttttcctttagcCTACCTGTTGTATCAGAACCCTCTTCTGCTGAGCACAGAACCAATAAAGTGTGACTGCGAGGTTAAAAAAGCAGCAGTCTAATGCAGAGGGGAAGCAACAGGGTGCTGGATGAAGGAGATGGAAAATGCATGTGAAGAGAGGAGATGGGTGAGACAGTAAGCAATAGAAGGATGTGAATACTGAACAGTTAGAAAAAGCAGGTCTGTAGTTAGTGCAGTCTGTAAAACAAGAACAAGAAAGCATCTCATGAATATGAAAGGTGGCAAATACAAGACTCAGAAACTGCTGTACTTTCCTTACTGCCTGTATGTACGCTGTGGACCTCATCGCTGCAGaactgtttagaaaaaaacaggaggTTTAACAGGTGCTTCACGTGAGTAGGATGAATATCAGGGGCCTGACAGTTAGTGTCAACACATTTTGGAATATACGTAAAATTTTATACTCCAGAAATTAAAGCAATCTTTGATTTGTGGGGTTAGGATGAACCCATCTTGGTGGAACATGTTACCTAACGTATGTTTTCAGCGTGCTTTTCAGCTTCTTTTGAAATTGCTGGTGTTGGCCGCTGTCACGGTATTTGGCCTGAGGACTATTTATGCGGAGCGGCCTCAAAGAAAGCATAAAGCAGCTTATTAGAAAAACAGCTGATTAATTGTTTGGGGCTGATCTCACTAACAAGTGACTTCTAGTTGTTTacatgaacaaaaatatttgaaagattttATAATTCGCAGTCTTTTTAAGTCATACATCTTGCTTTATGGTGATACGAGTTGACTTTTTCAGCTGTTAGCCTGCAGTAATGTATTTTTTGTCCTTTATCTGTAAACCTAAAAGCTGGTAATGCCAAATAACTTTGAACAATATCTACACAACCTCAAAAAGTTGCTAAATATTGTTCAGCAGTTAGATCTTTTTAGACTACAGATTAGAGAGCTTTCTGTAAGGcggcatacatttttttttttctaaagtcgCAGAGCCGGTCTCCCTGAGCGGTAAGGCTGCAGCAAGCTGAGGAGGGCAAGATGCAAAAATTGGACAGGCAGTAGTTAAAAAGGTTCAGTGCCTAATAACTTTGTggtattttatggtatgtatggtTTAGGTATATAATTTGTCACTTGTTAGGAAAGCTGTGAAAATTATCCCCCATATAGTCTTCCGTACCCCTCCACCTGCAGCACAGGGAATAAAAAGTAAAGGGACTTCTGAACCGCAGGGCTGTGCTTACCTGCACCATTATCTCTTCACCTTCCACGAGGTagcgaagcagggctgcagagagcaacGTGACATGTTCACGATGAAAACTGAGAGAAGGCAGGTGGTGTAATATCTTAAAATAGTAGAATAGTCTTGCAGGGGTTAAGGTGGAGTCCTATGGGTGTTTTCTAGGTTTGTCTTCTGTCCGCTTTGAATggggtttttgattttttttttaagtatttaagaGGAGTGTATTTGCACTGATGCCACGGGTGAATGGAGGATTACATTGGTCCTGCCACTGAGCACTGGTAAGCAATTCTGCTCATGCTGCACACAGCAGTAAAGAAGGTCCCGGCACTCGATTTCACAAGTCAtctggctgccaggctgccagTGATTTAAAGACcaggaaaataattctgttttcacaACAGTCAGTGTACATGACTCCTCATGCTTGCTGAGGAGCAGTGGGTTTGCAGAGGTTGCAGAGAGATCTCTCTGTGAATGGAGATGGTAGAGGAGGGTAAGTCCTACGCTGCTTCTCCTCATTTGCACTGGTGGAAAACTGGAGGGTCAGCACCAGGGGACAAAGTGGGAAGAGGCAATTTCAAAGCGCTCCTGGGGTTTGCGAGCACTGGTTCTGTCCTCTGGTGCAATTAATGCGGGTTTCTTTGATTTGAATAGCTCTTTGGTTATTGTCAACTTCAAACACTGTTCTTCATGGATATACCAAGTACAGTATCCTTAAGTTTAATCAGTACTGGCAAATTGACTTTAAAATGTCGTTTATTATGTCGTTGTCAATTCCTATTTCAAAGGGGTTTATGTTTAGTATTACAAAAATACTTTCATTCATTACAAAAGCTGTCCCTGAACCTTGGTTCCGAGAGTCAAACATGTGACATGCTgcagtgtgggggttttttcttgtTTACGAGAAAGCAGCACAGGAAGGGTGAAAACCATGTACTGCTCTGGCTGGatcatttccttttcaaaatacaTTGCAGAAGAGTTGTACTTGCTCTTCATGTTTATTTCACGTTTCCCCTTTTGCCATCAAATAGATTGATATTTCCTGATTGATATATCAATAGATTGATATATCCTGGTCTTCTGCTGGCGAGTCGTTTGGATTTGCTCATTTTATGAGCAAGTCCAGATTGTGCTATGCTAAATGATTTGTTCTCACCTAGTATTTATTTTCCGTCACAGTCTGATTTTCCTTGAATGTGGAAGTTAGATCAGCTGatctttttgtttcaaatacaataaataaaattctTAAGTGGCACTAGGTGATTACAGGGGCTATGCAGAGGTAGTACTGGATTCATTTGAAATGGGTAAGGCTGATTGTGTCAAATGTAACTTCCCTAAATCTAAATAATGTTATGGAgaattttcttgcttgtttttcagAGGTTTATAAtaacaatattttaataaatggTACACCAATTATTTAACAGTAGAGACTGACATGCTCAGCTGGCTCGTTTTTTATTGTCTGCTTGTATATGTTAGTCTGGAATTATAAAAGACTTTAAAGTCTGATCTCTTCCACCAGTTACTTAAACAAAATGATGTAGCAGTTTGGACTTGCAGTTGCATCTCAGGTGGCTGCATTAAGTAAATCTTTAATCTTTTCTCGCTAAACCACAGAAAGAAACTGCTACCTGTGTACTGTCATGGTCTGCGTTTTTCCTATGTGTACGCAGTGTGTGTTCCCCTCTTAAGCTGTACTAGAACTGAGAATCTGAACTGCAGCCTTACCTTTGAATGACGTCGCTTTCCACTGCAATAATCTCAAAAAGACAGTTGGGACATGCAGCGTGACTCAAGCTGCTCTTCCTTTCAGGTGACATCCTCAGCATTTTAAGAAATGCTGGAAATAGCTGAAGAAAATCAAGCACCCAGAGGAAAAGGCTGTTTATCAGTGCTCAGGTCTCAGCCCTTTGGATAAGGGTTTCTCTTATCAGACAGAATAACACGCGTGCTACAAACCCATCAGTAGCCTCTCCTGGGGACTGGTCTGAGACAAACCCCCCTTGCAACACGGCAGCCTTTGCAGGAGGTAAACACAGAAACGCTTTTATTTGACCACAGAGTTTTCAG includes:
- the GPR75 gene encoding putative G-protein coupled receptor 75 codes for the protein MNASGRLPAGGEEESPGASLAPLLPLGGNGSAGGGAGELREGTHAATLAACASLLALVFCLGSYGNLIVLLSFFDPALRKFRTNFDFMILNLSFCDLFICGVAAPMFAFVLFFDSARGVPGAFCFAFHLTSSGFIIMSLKTVAVIALHRLRMVLGKQPHRAASFPCTLLLTLLLWATSFTLATLATLKTRGSRLCLPMSSFASGEGKIILYLYVTDFICCVAVVSVSYVMIAQALRRNAQVRKCPPMVAVDTSRPQPFAGPPATGAREGVQSAVPALYRNQSYSKPQHVQTHGYATHLGQPPATTASRLQLVSAVNLSTAKDSRAVVTCVVIVLSVLVCCLPLGISLVQDMLSSSGGFVLYQFELCGFTLIFFKSGLNPFIYSRNSAGLRRRVLWCLQYVALVFFCCKQKTRLQAMGKGSLEVNRNKSSHHETNSAYMLSPKPQKKFVDQACGPSHSKESVLSPKASVGHQHYAQSSSTPMNTRIEPYYSIYNSSPSQEASTPNSLQPVNSTFGFAKSYIAMHYHTTNDLVRDHDSASTKQIPVPSV